GACCGAGGTGCTGGCGCCACCGTCGACACGGTCGGCCGCCGTGAACGCGGGGTTCTCCGCGTCCCACAGCGAGACCTCCTTGGCGATGTGCGCGCCGGCCGGATCGTCGAGGTCGACCTCGATGATCTCGAGCTGCTGGTGAGGCGGCTTGCAGTAGTACGCGCTGGCCGAGACGTCGTAGGCCGCGTTGTACAGGTAGACGCTGCCGTCGTCGCCCGGCTTGGGGACGAGGGTGTGGGTGTGCGAGCCGCAGCGGGTCTTCACGTTGCCGACGTACTGGGGCGAGGCCGGGTCGCTGATGTCGAAGATCCGGATGCCCTCCCACGCGGCGGCGTTCGAGGAGGCCACGACGGCCGCGCCGCACTCCGAGCCGTTGCGCGGCTGGTCGACCGAGAAGAACAGCAGGTCGCCGGCGATCGAGAGGTCACCCTGGTAGCCGGGGCAGATCGTGTTCGACACGACCTGCGGTGCCTCGGGATCGCCGACGTCGTACGCCACGAAGCCGTTGTAGCTGCCCTGGAAGACGTAGTCGCCCTTGAACGCCAGGTTCGACATCGTCGCCTGACCCTCCTGCAGCGGGACGGAGGCAACCTTCTCGACGTTCGCCGTCGACTCCTCCTCACCGGAAGCCAGCGGCATCCGGGTGAAGTCCATCGGGACGAACGGGACGCCGCCGGGGGCGATCGAGCCGTTGCTCTCGTCCTCGGCGGTGACGTCGGCGCTGCCGCTGCCATCACCGAGGATGCGGGCCTGCTCGCGCGTCTCCGGGACGAGTGGGTCGGCCACGGCCGGCGTGGCGAGGGCACCGAGGCCCAGCGCGACGAGGGCTGCCGCGCTGAGGGTGCGGCGAAGGTGTACGGATCTCAAGGGAAGTCCTCACTACAAGGGGTCGAACGTGACGTACGTCTCGTACGTCCGTTGGGGCTGATGTTAGAAGAGTTTTGTTGCCTGGTTGCTACGCGGGGCCGGTCAAACTTCATTTGAGAGAGAATTCCAAGGAAAATTGGCGCCGCGCCCGCACCAACCGAGGAGGGTCCGGGTTGCGATCCGGTTGCGGTCCCCCACCGCGCCAGTCCAACGGTTGCGCGCGCGGTGGCGCTGCGGTTGGGTAAGGCGACATGGGAGTCAGCACGGAGCCGATGGTCCACATGACCGGCGTCCAGAAGTGGTTCGGCGACCTGCACGTGCTGCAGGACATCGACTTCGACGTCGCCCCGGGCGAGGTCGTCGTGGTGATCGGACCCTCAGGCTCGGGCAAGTCGACCCTGTGCCGAGCCATCAATCGCCTCGAGCCGATCAACGAGGGCGACATCTCGATCGACGGCGTCCCGCTGCCCGAGGAGGGCAAGGCGCTCGCCCGGCTGCGTGCCGAGGTCGGCATGGTGTTCCAGTCGTTCAACCTGTTCAGCCACAAGACCGTGCTCGAGAACGTCACCCTCGGCCCGATCAAGGTCCTGGGCCAGCGCAAGGGCGAGGCCGAGCAGCGCGCCCGCGAGCTGCTCGACCGCGTCGGCGTCGGCTCGCAGGCCGGCAAGCTGCCGGCCCAGCTGTCGGGCGGCCAGCAGCAGCGCGTCGCGATCGCGCGGGCGCTGGCGATGGACCCCAAGGTCATGCTGTTCGACGAGCCCACCTCCGCACTCGATCCCGAGATGATCAAGGAGGTGCTCGACACCATGGTCGACCTCGCCAAGGGCGGCATGACCATGGTCGTGGTCACCCACGAGATGGGGTTCGCGCGCACCGCCGCCGACCGCGTCGTCTTCATGGCCGACGGGCGCATCGTCGAGGAGAACACTCCCGACGAGTTCTTCACCAACCCGCAGAGCGATCGCGCCAAGGACTTCCTCGGCAAGATCCTCAAGCACTGATTTCACCACGCATGATCCCGAAGGGGGAGGACGAAACATGAAAGCACGAAGGACACGGTTCGCGGCCGTCCTGGCCGCCGGCCTGTTGGCACTGAGCGCCTGCGGCGACGCCGGCAGCAGCGATGACGAGGGCTCGGGCCCGGACGTCGAGGTCGAGGACCAGGAGTTCGAGGCCGGCACCCGCATGGCCGAGCTCCAGGAGGGCGGCACCGTCAAGATCGGCGTCAAGTTCGACCAGCCGGGCATCGGCTTCAAGTCGGCCGCCTCGGACACCCCCACCGGCTTCGACCCGTCCGTCGGCAAGATCCTCGCCGCCAAGCTGGGCATCGATGCGGGTGACATCGAGTGGGTCGAGACCGTCTCGGCCAACCGCGAGCCGTTCCTGCAGAACGGCACGGTCGACTTCGTCATCGCCTCGTACTCGATCACGGACGAGCGCCGTCAGGTGGTGGGCCAGGCGGGCCCGTACTACGTCACCGGCCAGTCGCTGCTGGTCGCGAAGGACGACGACTCCATCAACGGGCCGGACGACCTGGAGGGCAAGAAGGTCTGCTCCGTCACCGGCTCGACCTCCATCGAGACCGTGGAGAAGGAGTTCGGGGCCACCCCGGCCGGCTTCGACACGTACTCCGAGTGCGTGGACCAGCTGCTCAACGGGTCGGTCGACGCCGTCACCACGGACGCCGCGATCCTGCTGGGCTACGCCGCGGAGAACCCGGACGACCTCAAGGTCGTCGGTGAGCCCTTCTCCGAGGAGCGCTACGGCATCGGCTACAGCAAGGACAGCCCGGAGCTGTGCGAGTTCATCAACGAGAGCCTGACGTCCGCGTTCGAGGATGGCACGTGGGAGGAGGCGTTCGACTCCACGCTCGGCAAGGGCGGTGGCGAGGCGGGCGATCCGCCCACGCTCGATCCCTGCGCGTGACCGCACGACCGTCGTGGGGCGGGGGACCTCTCCCCCGCCCCACGGCGGTCTGACATCGATGACCTGGAGGTGACCTGTGGACTGGCTGCTCACTGACAACGGCTGGCAGCTGTACCTGGAGGGCTTCTGGATGACGACCCGCCTCACGGTGGCGTCCGGCATCCTGGCCCTCGTCGTGGGCACGCTGG
This genomic interval from Aeromicrobium choanae contains the following:
- a CDS encoding glutamate ABC transporter substrate-binding protein, yielding MKARRTRFAAVLAAGLLALSACGDAGSSDDEGSGPDVEVEDQEFEAGTRMAELQEGGTVKIGVKFDQPGIGFKSAASDTPTGFDPSVGKILAAKLGIDAGDIEWVETVSANREPFLQNGTVDFVIASYSITDERRQVVGQAGPYYVTGQSLLVAKDDDSINGPDDLEGKKVCSVTGSTSIETVEKEFGATPAGFDTYSECVDQLLNGSVDAVTTDAAILLGYAAENPDDLKVVGEPFSEERYGIGYSKDSPELCEFINESLTSAFEDGTWEEAFDSTLGKGGGEAGDPPTLDPCA
- a CDS encoding amino acid ABC transporter ATP-binding protein, which produces MVHMTGVQKWFGDLHVLQDIDFDVAPGEVVVVIGPSGSGKSTLCRAINRLEPINEGDISIDGVPLPEEGKALARLRAEVGMVFQSFNLFSHKTVLENVTLGPIKVLGQRKGEAEQRARELLDRVGVGSQAGKLPAQLSGGQQQRVAIARALAMDPKVMLFDEPTSALDPEMIKEVLDTMVDLAKGGMTMVVVTHEMGFARTAADRVVFMADGRIVEENTPDEFFTNPQSDRAKDFLGKILKH